Part of the Thermococcus barossii genome is shown below.
CCTTGGCCTTTTCGATGATTGCCCTAGCCTTTTCAATCCTGTCCATACCAATCACCCCATCAGCTTGACAGTTCTCAATCCGAGCGGGCAGTTAAAAGGGTTTCCATTCGTCAACCTATCGTTTCTTTCGTTTCGGCTCCGTTTGAAGCGATGTCAGGGGTATAAATACTCCAAAAACCAAGGTATCAATGGTGATCGCTGTGAAGAGGAAGATTATTGCTGGCATTGGGGGAATCTTGATCGTAATCCTAGCGGTTTTTTCGTTTCAGGGTGGAAAGGCCGCGGCAAGTGAGGCGACTGTGGTTCTCTACAACTCGGCCAAGATAGGGGTCGTGGAGAAAACCCTGGAGCTTGACCTCAAGGAGGGGGTCAACGAGGTGCCCCTGGAGGAGCTGGCCGGACTGAACATAGCGGAGGTAACGATAACCCCCCTCCAGGATGGAGTTCAGGTTCTTGGGGTCTTCAGCAGGGGCTCCGGAGGGGACATCTACAGCGCCAACGTCGGGAGTGAGGTGGAGGTGAAACTGAGGAGCGGGGAAACGGTGACGGGTAAGTTCCTCGGCTTCAAGAACGGAAAGATAACCATCGAGGGCGACGGCTATTACCTCATAAACCCGAACGAGGTTGCCTATTTCAAGGCCAAGAACCTCGATGGCAAGGCCAGCGTTTACGCGGTTCTCCAGGCGGCTGAGACCGGGAAGTACGAGGTGAGCATAATCTACCGCGTCGCCAACATGAGCTGGGAAAGCAGGTACAAGCTCTACATCGGCGATGACGCGGAGCTCTACGGCTACATCGTGCTGAGGAACCCCACCGCCCAGGAGTTCAAGGATTCGAAGGTCCTGCTGGTGGCCGGCGACGTTCAGCTCTACCAGAACGTTCCCCAGCCGAGGGTTCTCTACGCAATGGCCGAGAAGGGAGCCGATCAGGTTGAAGTCGGTCAGCCCGAGAAGGTGGAGGCGTTTTACCTCTACAAGCTCGGTATAGCGGACATCAACCCTGCCAGCACCATGATGTACCCCTACATAAGCTTCGAGGTTCCCTTCGAGAGGGAGTACCTCTACGAGAGCTGGCCCTACAGTCGGGAGGGACCGGTTTACGAGTCGATATCCTTCAAGACAGAGAAGGTCCTTCCGGCCGGTGTGGTGGAGATATACCGGGAGACCGATGACGGGTCGCTTCTCATCGGGGAGAGAGCCATAGAGCACACTCCTGAGGGGGACACACTCAGGATAGGCATCGGCAGGGACTACGACCTCAAGGGCAGTACTGTGGTTCTTGAGGAGAGGCACGATGATCACTACGCCTACTACAAGGTCAAGGTCACCGTTGAAAACTTCGGAAAGGAGGCCAAAACCGTCGTGGTCAGGCACTACAAGTGGGGCAAGGTTCTGAGCTCCAGCATCGAGCCCATTGATGAGACCCAGAACTACGTGGAGTTCAAGGTTACGGTTAACCCCGGAGAAAAGAAGGAGATAGTCTTCGACTACGAGAACCGCTATTAGCTCTTCCGGAGCGTTACCTCGAACCTCTTTTCTCCTTTTGACACGTCGAGGACGAGGCTCTTGTCGTAGTCTATGAACTTTGTGCCCAGTATCGCGTAGCCCTCACCCTGGAGAAACTCCGCCATTTTTAGGCCGAGGTCGTCGAAGAACTCCGCCGCCATGGTTGCCATGCTCGGCTCCTTTATGCCGAGCTCATCGTGATAGCGCCTCGCAAGCTCGAAAACATCCATGGTCACCACCGTATATAGTACCCGAGGGTGGATAAAACGATTGCGGTCGAAAGACTTAAAGCGAGCCTAACCGAAGGCTCTAAAGTGAGTACCATGGACGAGAAAACCCTCAGGAAGGGGGAGCGTTATTACAGGGCGGGAAAGGTTCTGTGGGTAGTTAAACGTGGCAGCAAGCTCTTCTCCAAGGTCCTTGGTACGTATCCCTACTACGTCGAGGTTGACCTCTCAACGGGCGAGAACCGCTGCACCTGCCCCCTTGGAGGGGACTGCAAGCACGTGGCCGCTGTCATAAAGGCCCACGAGAACGGCTTCTACTTTGAGGCCCTGGGGAAGCATGCCGAACTATATCCCGAGGCGGTTGCGATGGAGTTTCTTGCTGAGGTGCCGGAGCTGGCGCTCGACGTTACCCTCAAGGAGCTCCGCTTTGCCATGAGCACCGATGAGAGCGGGAGTGAGGTGGCGAGGCTCTTCAGGAGGGCCCTGAAGCTCGTTGAGATGACCCGCAGGGTTGAGGCCATCCACTCCCTCGAAGAAATCATCGAGGAATACAGGCACGTCTTCAGCGACTACGAGCTTGCGGTGAGACTTGAGGATGAGTTCAGAGAGCTCAAGGCCACAATCCAAAAACCCTTATAAATCCCCCTAACACCAAATACGAACTTAGAGGGTGAAAAAATGAAGGCGATCTATCGCGAGATGTGCCCGAACTGCCTCGGTAAAATCTCTGATGAAAGGCTGTACCTCAAGAACCCATGCGATGAGTGCCTCGATGAAACCGTCTGGACTGACTCTTATTTTGACCTCGTAACCGCGGTTAGGAATGCCCTCCAGCTCAGGGGGACTCTTAAGGAGTGGGAGAGAATATACGGCCTCGAAAAGGGCGTTAGGGAAATAGAAGAGTTCTTTGAGAGGGCGACGGGCTTCACCTTCTGGAGTGCCCAGAGGACGTGGGTGAAGCGCCTCCTCAAGGGGAGGAGCTTTTCGATAATAGCTCCCACCGGAATGGGCAAGAGCACCTTCGGTGCCTTCATGGCGGTATGGCATGCCACTCGGGGAAAGAGGAGCTACATAGTGGTTCCGACCACCCCTCTGGTGATTCAGACCGTTAAAAAGCTTCGGGCGATAGCCGAGAGGGCGGGTGTTGAGATAAACCTGGCCTACTACCACGGCAACCTCCGGAAGAAGGAAAGGGAGGAGATGCTGGCAAAAATCCAGAACGAGGATTATCAGATACTCGTCACCAGCGCCCAGTGGCTCGCGAGAAAGTTCGATGAGGTTCTCAGGGGCAGGCACTTTGACTTTATCTTCGTTGACGATGTCGATGCGTTTCTCAAGGCCAGCAAGAACATAGACCGCTCCCTTCTTCTCCTCGGTTTCAACGATGAGGTAATCGAAAAGGCGTGGGAGATAATCCGCCTGAAGAAGCAGATGTCGAAGTACCTCAACGGTCGCGCTCCAGACAGGGAAGAGAGGCTCAAGGAGCTGAACTCCCAGATCTCGGAGCTACAGCGTGAAATTGAGGAGTTCAAGCGCAAAAACCCTGTTGGGATAATGATAATTGCCTCGGCCACCGGGAGCGCCAGGGGCGACAGGATAAAGCTCTACCGCGAGCTCCTCGGCTTCGAGGTTGGAAGCGGGAGGAGCGCCCTGAGGAACGTCGTTGACAGCTACCTGATGCCCACCAAGGACATCAGGGAGCACGTCGAGGAGCTTCTCACGAGGCTCGGAAAGGGAGGGATAATATTCACCCCGATTGATCAGGGACTTGGCTACGCCGAGGAGCTGGCCAAGTACCTCCGCGAGAGGGGTTTTAGGGTGGAGCTGGTAAGCTCGAAGAACAGAAAGTCCATCGAGAGGTTTGAAAACGGCGAGGCGGACTACCTCATAGGCTCCGCCACCTACTACGGCTCCCTCGTGAGGGGCCTTGACATGCCCCACCTGATACGCTACGCCATCTTTACAGGCGTCCCTAAGTTCCGCTTTTCCATAGACCTTGAGAGGCCGACCATCTACCGTGCCCTCGGCCTTCTCAGCGAGATAATGGAGTTTTTGAGCGATGAGGATAGGAAGACCGCGGAAAAGCTCCATGCCAGGCTGAGACGCCTGATCCGCAACATCCCGCAGTTTGAACTGCTTAAAATCGAGGAGGCCCTCGCCGAAGGTCTGCCCATCGAGAACGGCTTCCACAACCACGTACTCGGCGTTTTCCGCGAACTGGTGGAGTTCCTGAGGAGGGTGCTTAAGGACGAGGAGGTTCTCAAAAGACTTGCCGAGGATCCGTTCATCAGCCTGAAGGAAGAGGAGGGCAAGTGGTACATCGAAATCCCCGATGTCAGAACCTACATCCAAGCCACCGGAAGAACGAGCAGGCTCTTCGCCGGTGGAATAACTAAGGGCCTCAGCGTTCTCATAGTGGACAACGAGAAGGTCTTCAACGGCCTTCTCAGGCAGATGCGCTGGCGCTTTACAGAGTTCAAGATGGTGCCCTTCGAGGAGCTCGACCTTGAGGAAATCCTCAGGCAGATAGACGAGGACAGGGAAAAGGTAAGGCTCGTCATGGAGGGTAAGATAAGCGCCAGGGTCAAGGATTTGGTCAAGTCGGCACTCATGATAGTCGAGAGCCCCAACAAGGCAAGAACGATAGCCAACTTCTTCGGTCAGCCGAGCAAGACCCGGATAGGTGACCTCGTCGCCTACGAGGTGAGCATAGGCAACATGATGCTGACGATACTGGCCAGCGGGGGGCACATGTTCGACTTGGTAACTAACGAGGGCTATCACGGCGTCCTCGTTGATGAAAAAGATGGCATGCTGAGGTTTATCCCCGTTTACGACACCATAAAACGCTGCCGCGACTGCGGACACCAGTTCGTTGACTGGGAGGAGAAAGGCGTCTGCCCGCGTTGCGGCTCAACGAACGTGAGGGACGCGCTTGAAAACGTTAAGGCCATGCGTGAGATAGCCCAGGAGGTTGACGAGATACTCATCGCAACCGACCCCGACACGGAGGGTGAGAAGATAGCCTGGGACATAAGGAACGTTCTCAGCCCCTACACGCCCAACATCAAGCGCATAGAGTTCCACGAGGTCACGAGGCCGGCGATAATGCGCGCTATCGAGCAGGCCAGGGACGTCAACGAGGGCCGTGTAAATGCCCAGCTCGTCAGGCGCATAGAGGATAGATGGATAGGCTTTGAGCTGAGCCAGGAACTCCAGCGCGTCTTTGAGAACCGCAACCTCTCAGCCGGAAGGGTCCAGACGCCCGTCCTCGGCTGGATAATCGAGCGCTATAAGGAGTTCACCGAGAGCGAGACGTATTTCATGGGTCTGAAGCTGGAAAACGACCTCCAGATTACGGTGGAGCTTGGAAAGGACGGAAAGGAAGTCGAACCGCCGGAGTACGTCACCGTTGAGGACGTCCAGCTTGAGGAGCGCGAGCTTAACCCAATGCCGCCGTATACGACCGATGCCATGCTGAAGGACGCCTCGACCTTTCTCAAGCTGTCCGCGCCCGAGACGATGCGTTTAGCGCAGGATCTCTTCGAGATGGGTCTTATCACATACCACAGAACCGACTCAACCCACGTCAGCAACACGGGAATCGAGATAGCGAAGGAGTACATCACCCAGGAGCTTGGCGAGGGATACTTCAAGCCGAGACCCTGGGGGGAGGAGGGAACCCACGAGGCCATAAGGCCGACCAGGCCGATAGACACCGGCAGGCTCATGCAGCTCGTCCGTGACGGGATAATACAGCTACCCAAAAACCTCACCCGGAACCACTACCGGCTCTACGATATGATTTTCAGGCGCTTCATGACGAGCCAGATGAAGGCTGCGAAGCTTCTCATGGAGAGGGCGGTCATCGATGCCTGCGTTGGAAAGGTTGAGATAGAGGGTTATGTCGAGGTTATTGAGGACGGATGGACAAAGTTGAGGAGCCCACCGATGAGGCAGCTGCCAAAGCTTGAGCCCGGAGCTAAGCTTAAGGTCGTCGAGGCCAAGAAGTGGAAGGCGCCGAAGGTCTCGCTCTATACCCAGGGAGACATCATAGCCATGATGAAGGAGCGCAAGATTGGAAGGCCCTCGACCTATGCCAAGATTCTTGAAACTCTCATAAGACGTTACTATGTCATCGAGACCCGGGGAAGGAAGAAGCTCGTGCCGACCGAGCAGGGCATCAAGGTGTATCACTATCTCATAAGTAAGTACAAGGAACTCGTCAGCGAGGAGAAGACAAGGGAGCTGGAGGAGATAATGGATCTGGTAGAGGAGAACAAGATGGATTACCAGGAGGTTCTCAGGAGACTTCATGGAGAGATACGCCGGTACCTGGGATAGAGTTCGTTCTTCATACTTTTCTCTGTGTTCCGGTGCCAACTTGGAATCATGTTTATCTAACGCATTGAAGTATGCTTAATTTGTTGTATATTCCGCAATAACGTTACATCATGTTTTGCTTTTTTATGTTTTATAGTTCATTTAGTACCCTGATGATACCTGTAAATTTTGCTTTTCAGTAAAACCAAAAATTTTAAAATTTATCCAGTGGTAATGCTTTTGTATATCCATGCAACGGCAATAATATCCAGAGAAGTCATCTTTGAATAATCTTCGAAGCATAACCCACGACACTAACGACCTTTGGAAAAAATTTATATGGGATGAAATCCAAACAAGAAATAGAAAATTGGGTGGTGGTAAGAAATGGTTAAGGACAGAATGGTAGAGCTCCTTCAGGAGCACTTTGAGTTGAACCTCTACGAGGCCAGGGCGTACGTGGCATTAGTCGGTTTTGGCGTTCTCACCCCGGCCGAGCTTGCGAGCGTTTCCGAAGTCCCGGCGCCAAGGACCTACGACGTCCTCAGGAGCCTTGAGAAGAAGGGCTTTGCCATAAGCCAGCCGGGCAAGGTCAACAAGTACAGGCCGGTGCACCCGCAGAACATACTCGAAAAGTTCATAGAGGAGTGGCAGGAGCGCGTTGCCGAGGAGCTTGAGGCCAAGAAGAAGGCAAAGGAGGAGCTCCTTGAGCTCATGAGCCCGCTCATTGAGACCGAGATTCCGAAGTACGGCGTCGAAAAGGTCTGGGTCGTCCGCGGAATTAGAAACGCCACTCTGAAGACTAAGGAAATGTTTGAGGAGGTCAAGGAGCAGATTCTCCTGGCGGATGACGGCTACATAGCCATTAACCTTGAGAGTGACATCATAAAGGCTATAGACAACGGCGCCAAGGCCAAGATAATCGTCACCGAGAATGTCTACCACAGGCTCGGCACCTCAAAGATAATGGACTACTACAAGGAGGGCAAGCTTGAGCTTAAGGTGATAGACAAACTCGAGCTCCCGATGCTTATCTGCGACGACGAGGTTTTCTTCGCCCTTGAGGACATGGCAGCGAGATACTTCAACTACGAGACACAGATATGGATCAAGGACTTCCGCGTCAAGGCCCTCTTCGAGGGCAAGTTCAACGAGTACTGGGAGCAGGCCAAGAAGGCCTGATGCCTTTTCTTTCCTCTCCCCTTTGTTCGGGAGAGATGTAGAAAAGAAAGGTTCAGACGTATTTGAACTCTTCTTCGGCTTCGCTCGCCTCTTTAATCTTCCAGAAGAGCTTCCCCTCCTTCTGGTAGCTCTCAACCTTTCCCTGCTCGACGAATCGGAGAAGGTAGCGCCTGACCTCCATGGCCGGGAGCTTCGTGATTTCAACTATCTCCTCGATGGTTTTCGGGCCATCCTCCAGAGCCTTCAACACCCTGACGTTCTTCATTCCCCTCCCTCCAGTTTCCTGTACCTTTCCAGCAGTTCTATTATCTTCTCCATTGCCCTTAAGTGTTTCTCAAGCTCATCGATGTCGTCAGGCAGGGAGTTGGCGAGTTCGTTCAGCTTCTCCATTAGGCGTTCCTCAACGCCTTTCATCTCGGCCCCTCTCTGCTTCTTTCTGTGCCCACATATCGGACAGAAAACCCTCCCGTCCTTCTCGAAGAGAGGGGAACCGCACTTGGGGCAGTGCTTGTCCAGCATCCTTGCCCCGGACAGCATCAGGGGCATGAGGATGGTCCTCATCTCCTCTTCTGTGGGCCCCTTGAGCGCCATTTCATCACCCCGTTAGCAGCTGGAAAACCTCAACCAGGGCCTTCTTGCCAAGCCTTGAGCGGCGAATCCTGTCTGAGACCTCGGCTATGTCGAAGGCAGCTATCTTGAAGTTTTTCTTTACCTCCTCAAGGAGGTCGAGGAGTTCCTCAAGCGTGAGCTCGCCGTGCTGGAAGCGTGCTATCTTGTATTCCGGCCTAAGAACGTCCAGGTCAACCGTCAGATACACCTCATCTCCAAGGTATCTCTTCGCTTCGGAGATTATCTCGTCGAGGGAGTTCGTCTGAAGGTTCTTGTACGCCCTCCATCTTCCACGGACCTTCCTGCTCCTCAACAGGGCAGGGAAGACCTTCACGCGCCTCGTCCAGAGCTGGGTTCTCTCGGTGGTTGGTATCATGAGAACGGGTGCCAGAACCGCGGCCCGGTTAACGACGCGCTCCTCCAGCGCATAGGCGAGCCACGAGCCGTGGTCGAGGTAGTCATGCATGAGGTCCGTGTGGGCGTCGACGCTCACCAGGGATGTCGGCCTCAGCTTTTTGATTATGCCATAGGTCGCGAGGTGCTCACCAATTATGTAAGCGTTGTCGAGGGGGATCCTCTCGGGGAGGAGCTCAACCCTGCTCGACTCGACTATCATGTAATCCTCTATGAGCTTATTCCTCTTTAAAAGCTGCAGAACGTAGAGAACTCCGTCCCTGTTGGGCTTCTCGCCGAAGGGGATGAACGTTACCATTGATTCCACCCACCCGGAATTGCCCCTTCACTTTTTAAACCTTGGCTGAATCGTTTAACATGATTCTGTCAAATTATGACGCCAAAGTTTAAAAAGTAGCCCCCTAAGATTAAAACGAAAACTCCTTGGAGGCGAGGAGATGATACTTCAGGTCGCTCTTGACTTGACTGACGTTGAACAGGCCATTTCTATCGCGGAAAAGGCCGCCCGCGGCGGTGCGCACTGGCTCGAAGTCGGAACGCCGCTCATCAAGAAGGAGGGCATGCGTGCCGTGGAGCTTCTCAAGAGACGCTTCCCCGACAGGAAAATAGTGGCGGACCTCAAAACCATGGACACCGGTGCTCTGGAGGTCGAGATGGCGGCAAGGCACGGCGCCGATGTCGTTTCTATCCTCGGTGTTGCCGACGACAAGACGATAAAGGATGCGGTTGAAGTTGCAAGGCGCTATGGAATCAGGGTCATGGTTGATTTAATCGGTGTCAAGGACAAGGTTAAGCGCGCCAAGGAACTTGAGAAGATGGGCGTTCACTACATCCTGGTTCACACAGGAATAGACGAGCAGGTTCAGGGCAAGAGTCCGCTGGAGGACCTTGAGAAGGTCGTCAAAGCCGTCAGCGTCCCGGTTGCAGTGGCAGGTGGACTGAACCTTGAGACCATCCCGAGGGTTATCGAGCTGGGCGCAACCATCATCATAGTTGGGGGCGCGATAACCAAGGCCAAAAACCCCGAGGAAGTTACCAGGAAGATAATCGACCTCTTCTGGGGAGAGTACATGATGACGATAAGAAAGGCCATGACCGACATAGTTGACCACATAAGCAACGTTGCTGAGGAGCTCAAGATAGAGCAGGTTCGCGGCTTCGTTGATGCCATGATTGGAGCGAACAAGATATTCATCTACGGTGCCGGAAGGAGTGGCCTCGTCGGCAAGGCCTTCGCCATGAGACTCATGCACCTCGACTTCAACGTCTACGTTGTCGGCGAGACCATAACACCTGCTTTCGAACCCGGTGATCTGCTCATAGCCATCAGTGGCTCCGGTGAGACGAACAGCATAGTAGATGCGGCTGAAATTGCCAAGAAGCAGGGCGGGAAGGTCGTGGCAATAACTTCCTATGCCAACTCAACCCTTGGAAAGCTCGCCGATGTCGTCGTTGAGATACCCGGAAGGGCCAAGACGGACATTCCAACGGATTACATAGCGCGCCAGATGCTCACCAAGTACAAGTGGATAGCCCCGATGGGGACGCTCTTCGAGGACTCAACGATGATATTCCTCGATGGAATCATCGCGCTCCTCATGGCAACCTTCCAGAAGACCGAAAAGGATATGAAGAAGAAGCATGCGACCCTTGAGTAAGGGGTCGCCATGCAGTCTTTTACCCATCTTTTTGTCGGAATCGGAAACACCGGAGCCAGGATAGTCAACAGCATAACCGCGGACGGCATCGTTAAGGTGACCGTCAACCCTGCCTATTACCTCCTGCCCCGTTTTGATGAGTACGAGGAGAGGCTTAGGAACTTCTTCTCCAGCCTCCCCGAGAACACCTTTCTGTGGCTCGTCTTTGATGACAGGGACATAAACCATGAACTGAGAGGGATAATAACTGAAAGCGCCCCGAAGGATACGATAAAACTGGCCTACGTTCTGACGCCGAAAAAAGAGCTGGTAACCGAAAAAAAGCCTCCATGGGCCGGGGATTTTGAAACCGTCTTTTACGACTCCCTCTGGGACTTCTTCGGCAGCGATGAAGTTTCAATCTCAACCGCGTTCCAAGGCGCATCGGAAAACATCGCCGAGATGTTCAGCAGGCTCTACTACTACCTGGAGACACAGATGCTCGTTAACATCGACTACGCGGACCTCTTCAACATGATACGGGGCGGCAACGTTGGAATCCTTCGCCTCCTCAGGGAGGTTGACTTCGGCTGGCACTGGGGCATCTGGGACAGGGGTCTCGTGGGAATACTCGTCGGAAGGGAATTCCCCCTGAAGGATGCACACGGGATACTGGGTCATTTTCAGGAGATACTGGCCGAGAAGGACGTGATATGGGGCGTAGTG
Proteins encoded:
- a CDS encoding DUF4139 domain-containing protein, with translation MVIAVKRKIIAGIGGILIVILAVFSFQGGKAAASEATVVLYNSAKIGVVEKTLELDLKEGVNEVPLEELAGLNIAEVTITPLQDGVQVLGVFSRGSGGDIYSANVGSEVEVKLRSGETVTGKFLGFKNGKITIEGDGYYLINPNEVAYFKAKNLDGKASVYAVLQAAETGKYEVSIIYRVANMSWESRYKLYIGDDAELYGYIVLRNPTAQEFKDSKVLLVAGDVQLYQNVPQPRVLYAMAEKGADQVEVGQPEKVEAFYLYKLGIADINPASTMMYPYISFEVPFEREYLYESWPYSREGPVYESISFKTEKVLPAGVVEIYRETDDGSLLIGERAIEHTPEGDTLRIGIGRDYDLKGSTVVLEERHDDHYAYYKVKVTVENFGKEAKTVVVRHYKWGKVLSSSIEPIDETQNYVEFKVTVNPGEKKEIVFDYENRY
- a CDS encoding SWIM zinc finger family protein, with the protein product MDEKTLRKGERYYRAGKVLWVVKRGSKLFSKVLGTYPYYVEVDLSTGENRCTCPLGGDCKHVAAVIKAHENGFYFEALGKHAELYPEAVAMEFLAEVPELALDVTLKELRFAMSTDESGSEVARLFRRALKLVEMTRRVEAIHSLEEIIEEYRHVFSDYELAVRLEDEFRELKATIQKPL
- the rgy gene encoding reverse gyrase, with product MKAIYREMCPNCLGKISDERLYLKNPCDECLDETVWTDSYFDLVTAVRNALQLRGTLKEWERIYGLEKGVREIEEFFERATGFTFWSAQRTWVKRLLKGRSFSIIAPTGMGKSTFGAFMAVWHATRGKRSYIVVPTTPLVIQTVKKLRAIAERAGVEINLAYYHGNLRKKEREEMLAKIQNEDYQILVTSAQWLARKFDEVLRGRHFDFIFVDDVDAFLKASKNIDRSLLLLGFNDEVIEKAWEIIRLKKQMSKYLNGRAPDREERLKELNSQISELQREIEEFKRKNPVGIMIIASATGSARGDRIKLYRELLGFEVGSGRSALRNVVDSYLMPTKDIREHVEELLTRLGKGGIIFTPIDQGLGYAEELAKYLRERGFRVELVSSKNRKSIERFENGEADYLIGSATYYGSLVRGLDMPHLIRYAIFTGVPKFRFSIDLERPTIYRALGLLSEIMEFLSDEDRKTAEKLHARLRRLIRNIPQFELLKIEEALAEGLPIENGFHNHVLGVFRELVEFLRRVLKDEEVLKRLAEDPFISLKEEEGKWYIEIPDVRTYIQATGRTSRLFAGGITKGLSVLIVDNEKVFNGLLRQMRWRFTEFKMVPFEELDLEEILRQIDEDREKVRLVMEGKISARVKDLVKSALMIVESPNKARTIANFFGQPSKTRIGDLVAYEVSIGNMMLTILASGGHMFDLVTNEGYHGVLVDEKDGMLRFIPVYDTIKRCRDCGHQFVDWEEKGVCPRCGSTNVRDALENVKAMREIAQEVDEILIATDPDTEGEKIAWDIRNVLSPYTPNIKRIEFHEVTRPAIMRAIEQARDVNEGRVNAQLVRRIEDRWIGFELSQELQRVFENRNLSAGRVQTPVLGWIIERYKEFTESETYFMGLKLENDLQITVELGKDGKEVEPPEYVTVEDVQLEERELNPMPPYTTDAMLKDASTFLKLSAPETMRLAQDLFEMGLITYHRTDSTHVSNTGIEIAKEYITQELGEGYFKPRPWGEEGTHEAIRPTRPIDTGRLMQLVRDGIIQLPKNLTRNHYRLYDMIFRRFMTSQMKAAKLLMERAVIDACVGKVEIEGYVEVIEDGWTKLRSPPMRQLPKLEPGAKLKVVEAKKWKAPKVSLYTQGDIIAMMKERKIGRPSTYAKILETLIRRYYVIETRGRKKLVPTEQGIKVYHYLISKYKELVSEEKTRELEEIMDLVEENKMDYQEVLRRLHGEIRRYLG
- the trmBL2 gene encoding HTH-type transcriptional regulator TrmBL2; protein product: MVKDRMVELLQEHFELNLYEARAYVALVGFGVLTPAELASVSEVPAPRTYDVLRSLEKKGFAISQPGKVNKYRPVHPQNILEKFIEEWQERVAEELEAKKKAKEELLELMSPLIETEIPKYGVEKVWVVRGIRNATLKTKEMFEEVKEQILLADDGYIAINLESDIIKAIDNGAKAKIIVTENVYHRLGTSKIMDYYKEGKLELKVIDKLELPMLICDDEVFFALEDMAARYFNYETQIWIKDFRVKALFEGKFNEYWEQAKKA
- a CDS encoding ArsR family transcriptional regulator; this translates as MKNVRVLKALEDGPKTIEEIVEITKLPAMEVRRYLLRFVEQGKVESYQKEGKLFWKIKEASEAEEEFKYV
- a CDS encoding Sjogren's syndrome/scleroderma autoantigen 1 family protein, translating into MALKGPTEEEMRTILMPLMLSGARMLDKHCPKCGSPLFEKDGRVFCPICGHRKKQRGAEMKGVEERLMEKLNELANSLPDDIDELEKHLRAMEKIIELLERYRKLEGGE
- a CDS encoding arginase family protein, producing the protein MVTFIPFGEKPNRDGVLYVLQLLKRNKLIEDYMIVESSRVELLPERIPLDNAYIIGEHLATYGIIKKLRPTSLVSVDAHTDLMHDYLDHGSWLAYALEERVVNRAAVLAPVLMIPTTERTQLWTRRVKVFPALLRSRKVRGRWRAYKNLQTNSLDEIISEAKRYLGDEVYLTVDLDVLRPEYKIARFQHGELTLEELLDLLEEVKKNFKIAAFDIAEVSDRIRRSRLGKKALVEVFQLLTG
- the hxlAB gene encoding bifunctional 3-hexulose-6-phosphate synthase/6-phospho-3-hexuloisomerase, which encodes MILQVALDLTDVEQAISIAEKAARGGAHWLEVGTPLIKKEGMRAVELLKRRFPDRKIVADLKTMDTGALEVEMAARHGADVVSILGVADDKTIKDAVEVARRYGIRVMVDLIGVKDKVKRAKELEKMGVHYILVHTGIDEQVQGKSPLEDLEKVVKAVSVPVAVAGGLNLETIPRVIELGATIIIVGGAITKAKNPEEVTRKIIDLFWGEYMMTIRKAMTDIVDHISNVAEELKIEQVRGFVDAMIGANKIFIYGAGRSGLVGKAFAMRLMHLDFNVYVVGETITPAFEPGDLLIAISGSGETNSIVDAAEIAKKQGGKVVAITSYANSTLGKLADVVVEIPGRAKTDIPTDYIARQMLTKYKWIAPMGTLFEDSTMIFLDGIIALLMATFQKTEKDMKKKHATLE